One part of the Candidatus Eisenbacteria bacterium genome encodes these proteins:
- a CDS encoding YebC/PmpR family DNA-binding transcriptional regulator, which yields MGRIFETRKATMFARWDKMSKAFARIGKEITIAVKASGPNPDNNPSLRRVIQNARAINMPKDKIESAIKKASGQTSADYHEVLYEGYAPHGIAVLVETATDNPTRTVGNVRSILHKYEGNLGSTGSVSFNFKRMGVFRLNPAGLDAESLELELIDFGLEEIGESTGEKGEPQLVIRCAFSEFGHLQKALEDRKITPLSSESEYIPLNPVELAEDKATDVLQLIDKMEQDEDVQKVFHNLA from the coding sequence ATGGGACGCATTTTTGAAACCCGCAAAGCGACGATGTTCGCCCGCTGGGACAAGATGTCCAAGGCCTTCGCCCGGATCGGGAAGGAAATCACCATCGCCGTGAAGGCGAGCGGGCCGAACCCGGACAACAACCCCTCGCTCCGCCGGGTGATCCAGAACGCCCGCGCGATCAACATGCCCAAGGACAAGATCGAGTCCGCGATCAAGAAGGCCTCGGGGCAGACTTCGGCGGACTACCACGAGGTGCTGTACGAGGGTTACGCACCGCACGGCATCGCGGTGCTGGTGGAGACCGCCACGGACAACCCGACGCGCACCGTGGGCAATGTCCGCTCGATCCTGCACAAGTACGAGGGCAACCTGGGCTCCACGGGCAGCGTCAGCTTCAACTTCAAGCGCATGGGCGTGTTTCGCCTGAACCCCGCGGGGCTGGACGCCGAGTCGCTGGAGCTGGAGTTGATCGACTTCGGGCTGGAGGAGATCGGGGAGAGCACCGGGGAGAAGGGCGAGCCGCAGCTGGTGATCCGCTGCGCGTTCTCCGAATTCGGGCACCTTCAGAAGGCGCTCGAAGACCGCAAGATCACGCCGCTGTCGTCGGAGTCGGAGTACATCCCGCTCAACCCGGTGGAGCTGGCCGAGGACAAGGCCACGGATGTCCTGCAGCTCATTGACAAGATGGAGCAGGACGAGGACGTACAGAAGGTGTTCCACAACCTGGCGTAG
- a CDS encoding DUF4440 domain-containing protein, with protein sequence MSVRMLLPWVLLAAAVTGAPTAAGPAPAVEPDRDPAEVRKVIAAQADAWNRGDLEGYMRGYWESDSLTFYGGGDVTRGWKPTLERYRKRCQGEGREMGRLTLDLADVSIVAPGQAVVRGAWALVRAADRPHGLFTLWLRHFGRDGWRVVHDHSSSAS encoded by the coding sequence ATGTCCGTCCGAATGCTGCTGCCATGGGTGCTGCTGGCCGCCGCGGTCACCGGCGCGCCGACCGCCGCCGGCCCGGCCCCCGCCGTGGAGCCCGACCGGGACCCCGCCGAAGTCCGCAAGGTGATCGCCGCGCAGGCGGACGCCTGGAACCGCGGGGACCTCGAAGGCTACATGCGCGGCTACTGGGAGTCCGACTCGCTCACCTTCTACGGCGGCGGCGACGTGACCCGCGGCTGGAAGCCCACGCTGGAACGCTACCGGAAGCGCTGCCAGGGCGAGGGCCGCGAGATGGGCCGGCTCACCCTGGACCTGGCGGACGTGTCGATCGTGGCACCCGGCCAGGCGGTGGTGCGCGGCGCCTGGGCCCTGGTGCGCGCCGCGGACCGCCCGCACGGGCTTTTCACGCTCTGGCTGCGCCACTTCGGCCGGGACGGCTGGCGCGTGGTGCACGACCACAGCAGCTCGGCGTCGTGA
- a CDS encoding DUF3311 domain-containing protein, which translates to MERAYRLLALLPGLAILVGVPLANRVRPYVLGLPFLLFWIVCCVLLTSAVMTLVWYLDRAADAAKGPGRAGGGPGGRGEAP; encoded by the coding sequence ATGGAGCGCGCATACCGGCTGCTGGCGCTGCTCCCGGGGCTCGCGATCCTGGTGGGGGTGCCCCTCGCCAACCGCGTCCGGCCCTACGTCCTGGGACTCCCCTTCCTGCTCTTCTGGATCGTGTGCTGCGTGCTGCTCACCTCGGCGGTGATGACGCTGGTGTGGTACCTGGACCGCGCGGCGGATGCTGCGAAGGGCCCGGGGCGGGCAGGCGGCGGGCCGGGTGGCCGCGGGGAGGCCCCGTGA
- a CDS encoding sodium:solute symporter, whose product MSPALLILVLFLALSFALGVAARRGRTMSLEQWTVGGRGFGAVFVFLLMAGEIYTTFTFLGGSGWAYGRGAPAFYILCYGVIAYSLSYFLLPVVWRYATAHRLHSQADFFVRKYDSPALGVVVSLVSVTAIVPYLVLQLKGLGIIVSETSGGSIPPHPAVWLSTAALVAYVIVSGVHGSAWTAVVKDVMILAVAVGLGIYLPLHYYGGYQPMFEAIERARPAFLTLSAETRSVPWFLSTVMLSALGFYMWPHAFASSYTAKSEDVFRKNAALMPIYQLVLLFVFFTGFAAILQVPGLAGPDADLSLLRLSQKSFSPALLGLIGAAGLLTALVPGSMLLLTAATILAKNVYRVFVPSADERTVGILARSLVPVIALVSVLFALHGGTTLVPLLLMGYNFVAQLFPAMMLSLPRRPWASRAGALAGILAGVATVAWLSTPGTTLARVLPGWPPEITDLNVGFVAMAVNAVVVLAVSAVTPGPRPDAGATAPQITRGS is encoded by the coding sequence GTGAGCCCGGCCCTGCTCATCCTGGTGCTGTTCCTGGCGCTCTCCTTCGCGCTCGGCGTGGCCGCGCGCCGCGGGCGAACCATGAGCCTGGAGCAGTGGACCGTGGGCGGCCGGGGCTTCGGGGCCGTGTTCGTGTTCCTGCTCATGGCGGGCGAGATCTACACCACCTTCACCTTCCTCGGTGGCAGCGGCTGGGCGTACGGGCGCGGCGCGCCCGCCTTCTACATCCTGTGCTACGGCGTGATCGCCTACTCGCTCTCCTACTTCCTGCTGCCGGTGGTGTGGCGCTACGCCACCGCCCACCGCCTGCACTCCCAGGCGGACTTCTTCGTGCGCAAGTACGACAGCCCGGCCCTGGGGGTGGTGGTGTCGCTGGTGAGCGTCACCGCCATCGTGCCCTACCTGGTGCTGCAGCTGAAAGGCCTGGGGATCATCGTCTCGGAGACGTCCGGCGGGAGCATCCCGCCGCACCCGGCGGTGTGGCTCAGCACCGCGGCGCTGGTGGCCTACGTGATCGTCTCGGGAGTGCACGGCTCGGCTTGGACTGCTGTGGTGAAGGACGTCATGATCCTCGCGGTGGCGGTGGGGCTGGGCATCTACCTTCCGCTGCACTACTACGGCGGGTACCAGCCCATGTTCGAGGCCATCGAGCGGGCCCGGCCGGCGTTCCTCACGCTGTCCGCGGAGACCCGGAGCGTGCCGTGGTTCCTCTCCACGGTGATGCTCTCGGCCCTGGGGTTCTACATGTGGCCGCATGCCTTCGCATCCAGCTACACCGCCAAGTCGGAGGACGTGTTTCGCAAGAACGCCGCGCTGATGCCGATCTACCAGCTGGTGCTGCTGTTCGTGTTCTTCACCGGGTTCGCGGCGATCCTCCAGGTGCCCGGGCTCGCGGGCCCGGATGCGGACCTGTCGCTGCTGCGGCTTTCGCAGAAGAGCTTTTCGCCCGCGCTGCTGGGTCTCATCGGCGCCGCGGGCCTGCTCACGGCGCTGGTGCCGGGATCCATGCTGCTGCTGACCGCCGCCACCATCCTGGCCAAGAACGTGTACCGCGTGTTCGTCCCGTCGGCGGACGAGCGCACCGTGGGGATTCTCGCGCGCTCGCTGGTGCCGGTCATCGCCCTGGTGTCGGTGCTCTTCGCGCTGCACGGAGGCACCACGCTGGTGCCGCTGCTGCTGATGGGCTACAACTTCGTCGCGCAGCTCTTTCCCGCGATGATGCTCAGCCTGCCGCGGCGGCCGTGGGCCAGCCGCGCGGGCGCGCTCGCCGGCATCCTCGCAGGGGTGGCCACGGTGGCGTGGCTGTCGACGCCGGGAACCACGCTGGCCAGGGTCCTCCCGGGATGGCCCCCGGAAATCACCGACCTCAACGTGGGCTTCGTGGCCATGGCGGTGAACGCGGTGGTGGTGCTTGCGGTGAGCGCGGTCACCCCCGGCCCGCGGCCGGACGCGGGGGCGACCGCGCCGCAGATCACTCGAGGATCGTGA
- a CDS encoding MFS transporter has translation MIPTDSPRGDARGRLGILALLAVAELLGMSPWFAGNALGPQLRAHWDLSAGQLGWLTAVVQLGFVAGTAAAALLNLADIWPSRAFFAGAALLAAASNLALLGAGDYPVALATRFLTGAFLAGVYPPAMKMTATWFRSSRGLAIGIVVGALTTGKALPYLAHAAGGASLEGVVFATSGACLVAALLVSLFYRDGPYPFERRAFDWRLAAVVARHRETRLAIGGYLGHMWELYAMWTWVPAFLAASIAAHPGPRPGWAPDVAAFTTLAAGGIGCLWGGWASRRLGYARVVTVAMATSGACSLLVGLLYGTHLWLLLPVLWVWGFFVVADSAQFSAMVTDAAPSHAVGTALTLQTSLGFLLTMGSIQLIPLLAGSAGWRWAFVALAIGPALGIMAIARLGPGRAGVRGATR, from the coding sequence ATGATTCCCACCGACTCCCCGCGCGGGGACGCCCGCGGCCGCCTCGGCATCCTCGCGCTCCTGGCCGTGGCCGAGCTCCTGGGCATGTCGCCATGGTTCGCGGGCAACGCCCTCGGGCCCCAGCTCCGCGCCCACTGGGATCTCTCCGCGGGCCAGCTCGGATGGCTCACCGCGGTCGTCCAGCTCGGATTCGTCGCCGGAACCGCGGCCGCCGCGCTGCTGAACCTCGCCGACATCTGGCCCTCACGCGCTTTCTTCGCCGGCGCAGCGCTGCTGGCGGCGGCGTCCAACCTGGCCTTGCTGGGCGCGGGCGACTATCCCGTGGCCCTGGCCACTCGCTTCCTGACCGGCGCCTTCCTGGCGGGCGTGTACCCGCCGGCGATGAAGATGACCGCCACGTGGTTCCGCTCCTCGCGCGGGCTGGCCATCGGCATCGTGGTGGGCGCGCTGACCACGGGCAAGGCCCTGCCCTACCTCGCGCACGCGGCCGGGGGCGCCAGCCTGGAGGGGGTGGTTTTCGCCACGTCGGGCGCCTGCCTGGTGGCCGCCCTCCTGGTGAGCCTGTTCTACCGGGACGGGCCGTACCCGTTCGAGCGCCGCGCGTTCGACTGGCGCCTCGCGGCGGTGGTGGCCCGTCACCGGGAGACGCGGCTGGCCATCGGCGGCTACCTGGGACACATGTGGGAGCTGTACGCGATGTGGACGTGGGTGCCGGCGTTCCTGGCCGCGAGCATCGCCGCGCATCCCGGCCCGCGTCCGGGCTGGGCGCCGGACGTCGCCGCATTCACCACGCTCGCGGCGGGGGGGATCGGCTGCCTGTGGGGAGGCTGGGCCTCGCGCCGGCTGGGCTACGCCCGCGTGGTCACCGTGGCGATGGCGACCAGCGGGGCGTGCTCACTCCTCGTGGGCCTGCTGTACGGCACGCACCTGTGGCTGCTGCTGCCCGTTCTGTGGGTGTGGGGGTTCTTCGTGGTCGCCGATTCCGCCCAGTTCAGCGCGATGGTGACCGACGCCGCGCCCTCCCACGCCGTGGGCACCGCGCTCACCCTGCAGACGTCCCTGGGCTTCCTGCTCACGATGGGCAGCATCCAGCTGATCCCGCTGCTGGCGGGCTCAGCCGGCTGGCGATGGGCCTTCGTGGCGCTCGCGATCGGGCCGGCGCTGGGGATCATGGCGATCGCGCGGCTCGGGCCCGGCCGGGCGGGGGTGAGGGGCGCGACCCGATAG
- a CDS encoding DUF2723 domain-containing protein has translation MRDSARSGRLRAPASVAVGLAAAALYAILAPRVAGEGDGNELTVTLALFGVPHPTGYPLYTMLGGAFCSLAHRFGLGWWHAANLWSAVGGGVAIGLLHALAVRLIPGESPSGRGARFAAALVPAGLFAIHPVWLAESTLAEVTSWHLAWVAAAALLCLVLAGRIRAHAKEGSSGAGAAFAWGAVCGLGMAHHVTAVLFILPLSLVLGWEVSRAGGWRPWMLPAALAGAALPIASYAFLLYRAYHPSAFQWPLLEPSLASAWRHVRGGPYGVFVGHFAPPPEQKALLASSVYPLLIAGLPITLVASGMAREAVRSVLLALLGAVLLQGLFVWNYGVADPVTYFLPLLLVALLGLAPVVAWLSERANLAFVPAAVALLAIALPAGPWLKTAVDRSRRLEFVEERIRVAWLSIPFPRAIVLWQTDLYLRLRGYQLLHGERPDYYVENPTMLTWNAPRLAFEGRWGFDPLDGLELRSDADLVLVGDNIQRQTQVPVVDFAQALHLTREMSKPGPVNDAGGNSGGR, from the coding sequence ATGCGGGATAGCGCCCGCTCCGGCCGGCTCCGAGCGCCCGCGTCCGTCGCCGTGGGGCTCGCTGCGGCGGCGCTGTACGCGATCCTGGCGCCGCGCGTCGCCGGGGAGGGTGACGGGAACGAGCTCACGGTGACTCTCGCCCTGTTTGGTGTGCCCCACCCGACGGGCTATCCTCTCTACACGATGCTGGGAGGCGCGTTCTGCTCGCTGGCACACCGCTTCGGGCTGGGTTGGTGGCATGCTGCCAACCTGTGGAGCGCGGTGGGCGGGGGGGTCGCCATCGGCCTCCTCCATGCGCTCGCCGTGCGCCTGATTCCCGGGGAATCGCCTTCGGGCCGGGGCGCGCGCTTCGCGGCGGCCCTGGTTCCGGCCGGACTATTTGCGATCCACCCGGTGTGGCTGGCCGAATCCACGCTGGCCGAGGTGACCAGCTGGCACCTGGCTTGGGTCGCGGCGGCGGCGCTGCTGTGCCTCGTGCTGGCCGGCCGCATCCGCGCCCACGCGAAAGAGGGATCGTCGGGAGCGGGCGCCGCGTTCGCATGGGGTGCCGTGTGCGGTCTCGGGATGGCCCACCACGTGACGGCGGTGCTGTTCATTCTGCCGCTTTCCCTGGTCCTGGGCTGGGAGGTGTCACGCGCGGGAGGCTGGCGCCCCTGGATGCTCCCTGCCGCGCTCGCGGGTGCCGCCCTGCCGATCGCGAGCTACGCCTTCCTTCTGTATCGGGCCTACCACCCATCAGCCTTCCAGTGGCCGCTGCTCGAGCCCTCGCTCGCGAGTGCGTGGCGGCACGTGCGGGGCGGGCCCTACGGGGTATTCGTGGGCCACTTCGCGCCCCCTCCCGAACAGAAGGCCCTGCTGGCGTCCAGCGTGTACCCGCTGTTGATCGCCGGGCTGCCCATCACGCTCGTGGCTTCCGGCATGGCCCGCGAAGCCGTACGGTCGGTCCTGCTGGCGCTGCTCGGGGCGGTGCTGCTGCAGGGCCTGTTCGTGTGGAATTACGGCGTCGCCGATCCCGTGACGTACTTCCTGCCATTGCTGCTGGTCGCGCTGCTCGGACTGGCGCCGGTGGTGGCATGGCTCTCGGAGCGTGCGAACCTGGCGTTCGTCCCCGCTGCCGTGGCGCTGCTCGCGATCGCGCTTCCCGCCGGGCCCTGGCTGAAGACCGCTGTGGATCGCTCGCGCCGGCTGGAGTTCGTCGAAGAGAGGATTCGAGTCGCGTGGCTGTCCATTCCGTTCCCGCGCGCGATTGTCCTCTGGCAGACCGACCTGTACCTGCGCCTGCGCGGGTACCAGTTGCTGCACGGCGAGCGCCCGGACTACTACGTGGAGAACCCGACCATGCTCACGTGGAACGCTCCCCGGCTCGCGTTCGAGGGGCGCTGGGGATTCGATCCCCTCGATGGCCTGGAGCTGCGGAGTGACGCGGACCTGGTGCTCGTGGGCGACAATATCCAGAGGCAGACGCAGGTCCCGGTGGTGGACTTCGCGCAGGCGCTCCACCTGACCCGGGAGATGTCGAAACCGGGTCCCGTGAACGACGCCGGCGGAAACAGCGGCGGGCGGTGA
- a CDS encoding efflux RND transporter permease subunit, giving the protein MNLSELFIRRPVMTTLIMLGILIFGIVGYRLLPVSDLPNVDYPIISVRASLPGASPETMASAVATPLEKQFSTIAGLDVMTSSSGQGTTSITLQFTLSRDIDAAAQDVQAAIAQTLRSLPTGIIPPSYSKQNPADSPVLFLAMTSKTLPLSTLNQYAENFLAQRISMVNGVAQVAVYGGQKYAVRIQLDPGALAARGIGIDEVSAAVSNANVNMPTGILWGPNLAATVQANGQLTNAREFGNMIVTYREGAPVRLRELGRVIDDVQNNRVASWCRGQRSIVLAVQRQPGTNTVEVTQAVKALLVRLGPQLPASVDIRPLYDRSLSILKSVNDVKFTLLLTLCLVVLVIFLFLRNIPATVIPSLALPLSLVGTFLVMKQLGYSIDNLSLMALTLSVGFVVDDAIVMLENIHRHMEMGKPALQAALEGSREIGFTILSMTLSLTAVFIPVLLMGGLLGRLFHEFAVTISAAILVSGFVSLTLTPMLCSRFLKAEHTRRHGHAYAVAENAFNASLRFYQRTLAWVMDHRRAAMLFSLGILVATVVLFQVVPKGFIPSEDNSILNGTTEAVEGTSFEAMVRHQQVVAGIVAKDPNVQDFMSSVGAGGPSATGNLGRLTIRLKPREQRKMSADEVARSLGAKLSGVPGMRVYIQNPPSISVGGRTSKSQYQFTLQATDIASLYPASASLLEKLKEAPQLQDVTSDLQIKNPQVNVSIDRDRASALGVSAQQIEEALYNAYGSRQVSTIFTPDDQYWVIMELMPEFQRDPSALSRLYVGARNGTLVPLGSVAAFSTGMGPLTVNHSGQIPSVTISFNLRPGVALGAAVEAVQRTARETLPSNINTNFFGTAQVFKDSQRGLLWLLLLAVLVIYLVLGMLYESFIHPLTILSGLPFAGFGALLTLLVFRTELSVYAFVGVIMLIGLVKKNAIMMIDFALDAERTEGKSPRDAIVEACIIRFRPIMMTTMAALMGTLPIALGLGAGAESRRPLGLAVVGGLAFSQIITLYITPVVYTYLDGFARKFRWRWRPAPAATARVAAGSGLPSVAGSSAGEAD; this is encoded by the coding sequence ATGAACCTCTCGGAGCTGTTCATCCGCCGCCCGGTCATGACCACGCTGATCATGCTGGGCATCCTCATCTTCGGCATCGTGGGCTACCGGCTGCTCCCGGTGAGCGACCTTCCGAACGTGGACTATCCCATCATCTCGGTGCGCGCGAGCCTGCCCGGCGCCAGCCCGGAGACCATGGCGTCCGCGGTGGCCACGCCGCTGGAGAAGCAGTTCTCCACCATCGCCGGGCTGGACGTCATGACCTCCAGCAGCGGCCAGGGCACCACCAGCATCACGCTGCAGTTCACGCTGAGCCGGGACATTGACGCCGCGGCGCAGGATGTGCAGGCCGCCATCGCGCAGACGCTGCGAAGCCTCCCCACCGGCATCATCCCGCCCTCCTACAGCAAGCAGAACCCCGCCGACTCCCCGGTGCTGTTCCTGGCCATGACCTCGAAGACGCTGCCGCTGTCCACGCTGAACCAGTACGCGGAGAATTTCCTGGCGCAGCGGATCTCGATGGTCAACGGCGTTGCGCAGGTGGCGGTGTACGGCGGTCAGAAGTACGCGGTGCGCATTCAGCTGGACCCCGGCGCGCTCGCCGCGCGCGGCATCGGGATCGACGAAGTGTCCGCGGCGGTGTCGAACGCCAACGTGAACATGCCCACTGGAATCCTGTGGGGCCCGAACCTGGCCGCGACGGTGCAGGCCAACGGCCAGCTTACCAACGCCCGCGAGTTCGGGAACATGATCGTGACCTACCGCGAGGGGGCCCCGGTGCGGCTGCGGGAGCTGGGCCGGGTGATCGACGACGTCCAGAACAACCGCGTGGCCAGCTGGTGTCGCGGGCAGCGCTCCATCGTGCTCGCGGTGCAGCGCCAGCCCGGCACCAACACTGTGGAGGTGACGCAGGCGGTCAAGGCCCTGCTGGTGCGCCTGGGGCCGCAGCTGCCGGCCTCGGTGGACATCCGCCCCCTGTACGACCGGTCCCTCTCGATTCTGAAATCGGTCAATGACGTGAAGTTCACCTTGCTGCTGACGCTGTGCCTGGTGGTGCTGGTGATCTTCCTCTTCCTGAGGAACATCCCGGCCACGGTGATCCCCAGCCTGGCGCTGCCGCTCTCGCTGGTGGGCACGTTCCTGGTGATGAAGCAGCTCGGCTACAGCATCGACAACCTGTCGCTCATGGCACTCACCCTCTCGGTGGGATTCGTCGTGGACGACGCCATCGTGATGCTGGAGAACATCCACCGGCACATGGAAATGGGCAAGCCGGCGCTGCAGGCGGCGCTGGAGGGCTCGCGCGAGATCGGCTTCACCATCCTGTCCATGACCCTCTCGCTCACCGCGGTATTCATCCCCGTGCTGCTGATGGGTGGCCTGCTGGGGCGGCTCTTCCACGAGTTCGCGGTCACCATCAGCGCGGCCATCCTGGTCTCGGGGTTCGTTTCGCTCACACTCACGCCCATGCTGTGCAGCCGCTTCCTCAAGGCGGAGCACACCCGGCGCCACGGCCACGCCTACGCCGTCGCCGAGAACGCCTTCAACGCCTCGCTGCGCTTCTACCAGCGCACCCTGGCCTGGGTCATGGACCACCGCCGCGCCGCGATGCTGTTCTCGCTGGGCATCCTGGTGGCCACGGTGGTGCTGTTCCAGGTCGTGCCCAAGGGGTTCATCCCCAGTGAGGACAACTCGATCCTCAACGGGACCACCGAGGCCGTGGAGGGAACTTCGTTCGAGGCCATGGTGCGCCACCAGCAGGTGGTGGCGGGGATCGTGGCGAAGGACCCCAACGTGCAGGACTTCATGTCCTCGGTGGGGGCGGGTGGTCCCAGCGCCACGGGAAACCTGGGCCGGCTCACCATCCGGCTCAAGCCGCGGGAGCAGCGGAAGATGAGCGCCGACGAGGTGGCTCGCTCGCTGGGGGCGAAGCTCTCGGGTGTTCCGGGCATGCGCGTGTACATCCAGAACCCGCCCAGCATCAGCGTGGGGGGGCGGACCTCCAAGAGCCAGTACCAGTTCACGCTGCAGGCCACCGACATCGCATCGCTGTACCCGGCATCCGCGAGTCTGCTCGAGAAGCTGAAGGAAGCCCCGCAGCTGCAGGACGTCACCAGCGACCTGCAGATCAAGAACCCGCAGGTGAACGTGAGCATTGACCGCGACCGCGCGTCCGCCCTGGGGGTCAGCGCGCAGCAGATCGAAGAGGCGCTGTACAACGCCTACGGGTCGCGCCAGGTTTCCACCATCTTCACGCCGGACGATCAGTACTGGGTGATCATGGAGTTGATGCCCGAGTTCCAGCGCGACCCGTCGGCGCTGAGCCGGTTGTATGTCGGGGCCCGGAACGGCACCCTGGTGCCCCTGGGTTCCGTGGCGGCGTTCAGCACCGGCATGGGCCCGCTGACGGTCAACCACTCGGGGCAGATTCCGTCGGTGACCATCTCCTTCAACCTGCGCCCGGGCGTGGCGCTGGGCGCGGCGGTCGAGGCGGTGCAGCGGACCGCACGGGAGACGCTTCCCTCCAACATCAACACCAACTTCTTCGGCACGGCGCAGGTGTTCAAGGACAGCCAGCGCGGTCTCCTGTGGCTGCTGCTGCTGGCCGTGCTGGTGATCTACCTGGTGCTGGGGATGCTCTACGAGAGCTTCATCCACCCCCTGACGATCCTCTCCGGACTGCCGTTCGCCGGGTTCGGGGCCCTGCTCACGCTGCTGGTGTTCCGCACCGAGCTCAGCGTGTACGCGTTCGTGGGGGTGATCATGCTGATCGGGCTGGTGAAGAAGAACGCCATCATGATGATCGACTTCGCGCTGGACGCCGAGCGGACCGAGGGCAAGTCGCCCCGCGACGCCATCGTGGAGGCGTGCATCATCCGTTTTCGTCCCATCATGATGACCACCATGGCCGCGCTCATGGGCACGCTGCCCATCGCACTCGGCCTGGGCGCGGGCGCGGAGTCGCGCCGGCCGCTGGGTCTCGCGGTGGTGGGGGGGCTGGCGTTCTCGCAGATCATCACGCTCTACATCACGCCGGTGGTCTACACCTACCTGGACGGGTTCGCGAGGAAGTTCCGGTGGAGGTGGCGGCCGGCGCCTGCGGCCACGGCCAGGGTCGCGGCAGGGAGCGGCCTGCCGTCGGTCGCGGGCTCCTCCGCAGGGGAGGCGGATTGA
- a CDS encoding efflux RND transporter periplasmic adaptor subunit has product MMMPHLERGVRACAWFAALALLAAAGAAGCAKKQPPRSQRVPVTVTRAESRDVPFEIVTNGTVEARQTTEVCAQVGGVVQRIAFREGDEVRAGQVLVQIDPRPYQAALAQARGALARDVAQYESARLQAERSRRLVAENYVSSEEAEQKSAAAEALRATVRADSAAVTSAALNLEYATIRAPFAGRTGNLRVHVGDLVKANDTAAPLVSLNQVRPVLVRFTIPERGLAAILARHTAPMRVEVHPGDSDSLLQAGRLVFRDNAVDPATGTLLMKGEFENLDDGLIPGQFVDLRLVVYVEKGAVVVPQHAVTTLPSGAFVYVLRPDTTVAIRPVTVARTVRNLAVVARGLQPGELVVTDGQLRLSQGSRVMVRDGKKLGLEAGR; this is encoded by the coding sequence ATGATGATGCCGCACCTGGAGCGTGGGGTCCGCGCCTGCGCCTGGTTTGCCGCGCTGGCGTTGCTGGCTGCGGCGGGCGCGGCGGGCTGTGCGAAGAAGCAGCCGCCACGCTCGCAGCGCGTTCCGGTCACCGTGACCCGGGCCGAATCCCGGGACGTGCCCTTCGAGATCGTCACCAACGGCACCGTCGAGGCCCGCCAGACCACCGAGGTGTGCGCCCAGGTGGGTGGCGTGGTGCAGCGCATCGCGTTCCGCGAGGGCGACGAGGTGCGTGCCGGGCAGGTCCTGGTGCAGATCGACCCGCGGCCCTACCAGGCGGCGCTGGCCCAGGCCCGCGGCGCGCTGGCGCGCGACGTGGCGCAGTATGAGAGCGCCCGGCTGCAGGCGGAGCGCTCGCGCAGGCTGGTGGCGGAGAACTACGTCTCCTCCGAGGAAGCCGAACAGAAGTCCGCCGCCGCGGAGGCGCTGCGCGCCACCGTGCGCGCCGATTCCGCCGCGGTGACCAGCGCGGCCCTGAACCTGGAATACGCGACCATCCGCGCGCCGTTCGCGGGGCGCACCGGGAACCTGCGCGTTCACGTGGGCGACCTGGTGAAGGCCAACGACACGGCCGCGCCGCTGGTCTCGCTCAACCAGGTGCGACCGGTCCTGGTCCGCTTCACCATTCCCGAGCGCGGCCTGGCGGCAATCCTGGCGCGGCACACCGCCCCCATGAGGGTGGAGGTGCATCCCGGCGACTCCGACTCGCTGCTGCAGGCGGGGCGCCTGGTGTTCCGCGACAACGCCGTGGACCCGGCCACCGGCACGCTGTTGATGAAGGGCGAGTTCGAGAACCTCGACGACGGGCTGATCCCCGGGCAGTTCGTGGACCTCCGGCTGGTGGTGTACGTGGAGAAGGGCGCCGTGGTGGTGCCCCAGCACGCCGTCACCACGCTGCCCTCGGGCGCGTTCGTGTACGTGCTGCGGCCCGACACCACGGTGGCGATCCGGCCGGTCACGGTGGCCCGCACGGTGCGGAACCTGGCGGTGGTCGCGCGGGGGCTGCAGCCGGGCGAGTTGGTGGTCACCGACGGGCAGCTGCGCCTGTCCCAGGGTTCCCGGGTGATGGTGCGCGACGGGAAGAAGCTGGGGCTCGAGGCGGGAAGATGA